One window from the genome of Cricetulus griseus strain 17A/GY chromosome 2, alternate assembly CriGri-PICRH-1.0, whole genome shotgun sequence encodes:
- the Ppp1r8 gene encoding nuclear inhibitor of protein phosphatase 1 isoform X2: MGGEDDELKGLLGLPEEETELDNLTEFNTAHNKRISTLTIEEGNLDIQRPKRKRKNSRVTFSEDDEIINPEDVDPSVGRFRNMVQTAVVPVKKKRMEGSGSLGLEETGNRRMQNFAFSGGLYGGLPPTHNETGSQPHGIHGTALIGGLPMPYPNLAPDVDLTPVVPSAVTINPTPNPAVYNPEAVNEPKKKKYAKEAWPGKKPTPSLLI, encoded by the exons ATGGGTGGAGAGGATGATGAACTCAAGGGCTTGCTGGGACTtccagaagaggagacagagctCGAT AACCTGACAGAGTTCAACACTGCCCACAACAAACGGATTTCAACCCTCACTATTGAGGAGGGGAATCTGGACATTCAGAGaccaaagaggaagaggaagaactcACGGGTGACTTTCAGTGAGGATGATGAGATCATCAACCCAG AGGACGTGGATCCCTCTGTCGGTCGCTTCCGGAACATGGTGCAGACTGCGGTAGTTCCAGTCAAG AAGAAGCGGATGGAGGGATCCGGCTCTCTGGGCCTGGAAGAGACAGGGAACAGGCGCATGCAGAACTTTGCCTTCAGTGGAGGACTCTACGGGGGCCTGCCCCCCACACATAATGAAACAGGCTCCCAACCGCATGGCATCCATGGGACAGCACTCATTGGTGGCTTGCCCATGCCATATCCGAACCTCGCCCCCGACGTGGACTTGACGCCTGTTGTGCCATCAGCAGTGACCATAAACCCCACACCAAACCCTGCAGTCTATAACCCTGAAGCTGTAAATGAACCCAAGAAGAAGAAGTACGCAAAGGAGGCTTGGCCGGGCAAGAAGCCCACACCTTCCTTACTGATTTGA
- the Ppp1r8 gene encoding nuclear inhibitor of protein phosphatase 1 isoform X1, with the protein MAAAANSGSSLPLFDCPTWAGKPPPGLHLDVVKGDKLIEKLIIDEKKYYLFGRNPDLCDFTIDHQSCSRVHAALVYHKHLKRVFLIDLNSTHGTFLGHIRLEPHKPQQIPIDSTVSFGASTRAYTLREKPQTLPSAVKGDEKMGGEDDELKGLLGLPEEETELDNLTEFNTAHNKRISTLTIEEGNLDIQRPKRKRKNSRVTFSEDDEIINPEDVDPSVGRFRNMVQTAVVPVKKKRMEGSGSLGLEETGNRRMQNFAFSGGLYGGLPPTHNETGSQPHGIHGTALIGGLPMPYPNLAPDVDLTPVVPSAVTINPTPNPAVYNPEAVNEPKKKKYAKEAWPGKKPTPSLLI; encoded by the exons ATGGCGGCAGCCGCGAACTCCGGCTCTAGCCTCCCGCTGTTCGACTGCCCGACCTG GGCAGGTAAACCCCCACCTGGCTTACATCTGGATGTAGTGAAAGGAGACAAGCTAATTGAG aAACTGATTATTGATGAGAAGAAGTATTACTTATTTGGGAGAAATCCTGATTTGTGTGACTTTACCATCGACCATCAGTCTTGCTCTCGAGTTCACGCGGCACTGGTTTACCACAAGCACCTGAAGAGGGTTTTCTTGATAGATCTCAACAGCA CTCATGGCACTTTCTTGGGTCACATTCGGTTGGAACCTCACAAGCCTCAACAGATTCCCATCGATTCTACGGTCTCTTTTGGTGCGTCCACAAGGGCATACACTCTGCGAGAGAAGCCACAGACATTGCCATCAGCTGTGAAAGGAGATGAGAAGATGGGTGGAGAGGATGATGAACTCAAGGGCTTGCTGGGACTtccagaagaggagacagagctCGAT AACCTGACAGAGTTCAACACTGCCCACAACAAACGGATTTCAACCCTCACTATTGAGGAGGGGAATCTGGACATTCAGAGaccaaagaggaagaggaagaactcACGGGTGACTTTCAGTGAGGATGATGAGATCATCAACCCAG AGGACGTGGATCCCTCTGTCGGTCGCTTCCGGAACATGGTGCAGACTGCGGTAGTTCCAGTCAAG AAGAAGCGGATGGAGGGATCCGGCTCTCTGGGCCTGGAAGAGACAGGGAACAGGCGCATGCAGAACTTTGCCTTCAGTGGAGGACTCTACGGGGGCCTGCCCCCCACACATAATGAAACAGGCTCCCAACCGCATGGCATCCATGGGACAGCACTCATTGGTGGCTTGCCCATGCCATATCCGAACCTCGCCCCCGACGTGGACTTGACGCCTGTTGTGCCATCAGCAGTGACCATAAACCCCACACCAAACCCTGCAGTCTATAACCCTGAAGCTGTAAATGAACCCAAGAAGAAGAAGTACGCAAAGGAGGCTTGGCCGGGCAAGAAGCCCACACCTTCCTTACTGATTTGA